The DNA segment TATCACACTTTCTGAACACAAATATGTATTTACATGTGGATTTGGGATTATAATTCCCAGTTTCATATAGCAAGGGCTGCAAACAAGTCAATGAAATAGCTCGGTGAGCTCGCTGCTCTGctcaaacataatatataaaccccaaaaattaaaaatttttcactaatactctcaaaatgttatatttaccCCCTAAAACTGTACCTCTtagtttaacaatttttttggcACCCTAAGCTTTTAAAATTCGCACACACAACCCAACGTCAAACTTTGAATGCGAaagttaattgataaatatatagattacgaggtttaataattttttgagcCGAGTTCGAGTTAGTTATTTCTATCTTAATCTCTAGCCCACAATTGTCGAGTTcattgagttcaaacttgagcATTGCATAAAACTAATGGAGGTAAGCTCGAGTCCAACAATACTCAATTCAGCTCCCAAACCATCAAAAAGAATAGACTTGAagtatatttttctatttttacatGAATACATTTGGTACCACAAAAGCTGAAGCTTTGCCTGCATTTGCTGAGTTAATATATAAGTCAAACATTCATAACCAAGCCTGAGATGTTGCCACCACTCCCGTCATCAGCATATATACTGCTAGAAGCCTATTTTGAGGCAATATGCAAGCTAGCTATTCAACATAAAGGGGCAATTTTCCCAAATTTTGTTCagattttaagtatttttttctgTAACAATCACAAATGGGTAAAACCGTTAGGAACCCAGCCAATGTAAGCAAATAACCAATGGAATCCACACACTCAGCCGACACAGAATGAGACCAACCAACGgaaatgaaaaaccaaaaatgCAAAATACCCAAAACAGAATATAGAAAATGACTCTACTCTCGTCTAGCACTTGAGAGAGGCTAGACTCTCTCCACTCCACTGGCTTTTGAGAGGCTAGCTCTCTCCCTCACTGACTGTCCAAAGTTGTCCAAGCTTTCATAACTGCCCTTGTATGCCACCTGTGCTCCCAATTCCTTTCTCTTGTGGGTCAACTAAATCCTTAACTTTAACATTATACACAAGCTTACCCTTAAAATCAGCTTGTAAGAGGGCAGTGACCAGGTGGTTAATTGTAAAGACAGATGAGAGAATgctgaaataacaaaattacattGATTTGTACGGTCGACATATTAGTTCTTCTGCAttctataattttcattttattgaaCGTCAATCCACAAATGAACCTCCCTACTAAGAGACATGGATAAGTAAAGATTTAACAATCTTAATTCTGACTTGCACCTAAGCGAGATATGATAAACATCTGAACTGATGCaaacttttcaaaatgaaaGAGGTGCTTCCTGATGCGGTATATATGGAAACTGTAGAGGAATGCAGCCAACGTTACTGCCAGAAATGACATTAAATTCAACTTCCAGAAATCCTGAAATAAGGTAAATCATAGTAGAGCTTTGTCAAATCCCATTAATTAAATAAGCATGaagaattttcaaagaaaaagataaattttcacACGAAGCGAACATACATAATGCAATGTGATGGAGCTAGTTGGCATTGCATTCACTTAATAaagacagaaaaagaaaatgagtgcATATTTAGAGGGGGATCCAAGCTAGACTCGAGTTGGGTTCtagccaaacttgagttaagGTAGCCTCAACTTGAGTTTAAGTTCAACCAACTCAAATCTAGTTAGTCATCAGAAAGTCGCTTGCAGATTCATATTCTTTGACGACTTCTTCTTCTATggcttcttctttttctttatattcaaTGACTCTTCTTATTATGTGATGCTTTCCAAAAGCTTTTCCAACAACCTCATGCTAGCTCGAGTTTGTTTGAACTGGACATTCTGGATTTGGGCCAACCCCTATTCCGATTGGGCTATGCTTAAATCCACCCTTAACATATTGGtctatatatcataaaaaatggaagtattagagagaaagaaaggatTACCTGTGGATTGGAGATGACAATTCCCATAATATAAGCCATAAAATCCATAGTAGACTGAAGGGAGTTTTGGACTCCTCCGACAACACATCGCTCAGACTCAGAAACAAGATCCTATGCAAGAGAAGTGAGGCAAACAAACAAGGTGGAAATTTTAGAGTTAAAAAGATAGCTTTATATTGACAAAATTCAGAAGGGCAAAATCTGGGAAATTCTACCTGCATTTGCTGAATGACAGATAAATCAAACATCCATAAGCCAAGCCGAGAAATTGCCACTCCAACCATTAGCATATATGCTGCCAAAAGGCCATTTGGAACCCATATTGAAGCAACACATACTAAAAGGCATGTCCACTGAATCAAAAACACAGAAGCCAATATGAAAGGATCAGTTAGGAAGTAATATTCCGATTTGAGCATATCAATGAAGCAACTCTTTAATGatcaaaatacataattttattagaggTTTATACCTGAGACCAAATCGACCACAGCCCTGTTCTGAGTGTTAAAATACGCGATTGTAGAATTGGGTACACAACAGTTGCACTTATTCCAATTGTTGCGCTTATTCCACGTGCTATTGAAATAACATATGCCTGTATACCTTCCCACTCTAATGCAGCAATCATCAATGTTCCAAAGCTGAAGAGCAATTGAGTAAGGAATTACTTGCATTATATAAATCCAAAtccaaaacacaataaatagTCAATGACACATAAAGGAAAGTTTATGCATCTTATAGCACAtttggaagaaaaatgaagaaatttaatGTAACTTCCTAGTCTAATAACCATAGACACTGTCAATATATTTTCGAATTTAGACGCATAGTTTGTCATGGTTCTGCTTTTCGGTTTGTTTGCAACCCAATTTGTTTAACCAATTTTTTCATTCATAAGCGATATGAGATGTATATACATTATCCTACATCTCTCCTATATtttgtcgatgtgagatttTACTAAGAGTGTTACATTTAACGTCAAGGCAAATAAAGAAAGCATGTAAAGGCTGGCAGTGGGCTACATATCACAGTTCTTATGCCATGTTTCACATTGTAGACCTTTACCACTTTGAAAGACAAGTGAAACTAGCAACATGGTGAAGAAATCCAATCCTAGTTTTGCATTCTGTTACCTGAGGACTGTGAAATACAGCAAAGCTAGAGCAACTCCAGGGAGTACAACAGTTTGCTGCATATAGGCTCTCCATGCCCCAATGAAAGGGGCATTTGAAAGCCAATCAGCTATTTTCCTTCTCAAGCTTCTTTCTGTGATTGCTCTATTATCTCCAC comes from the Mangifera indica cultivar Alphonso unplaced genomic scaffold, CATAS_Mindica_2.1 Un_0102, whole genome shotgun sequence genome and includes:
- the LOC123207771 gene encoding solute carrier family 40 member 2-like isoform X3 yields the protein MWEFSVALYMISIWPDSLLFAAIYGAIESASTALFGSIIGQWVERLTYKKALRIWLVSQNLSFIIAGVSVIALLVFSTLKSTNFGAFILLLLLTDISGAVGALSTLAGTILIEREWVVVISESHAPEVLTKINSIIRRIDLICKLIAPVISGFIISFVSLKASAMALAIWTCTTVWLEFWLFMSVYNGIPALSERSQTKMTTTSLLTDPEESSSTSQETENLLSHGGDNRAITERSLRRKIADWLSNAPFIGAWRAYMQQTVVLPGVALALLYFTVLSFGTLMIAALEWEGIQAYVISIARGISATIGISATVVYPILQSRILTLRTGLWSIWSQWTCLLVCVASIWVPNGLLAAYMLMVGVAISRLGLWMFDLSVIQQMQDLVSESERCVVGGVQNSLQSTMDFMAYIMGIVISNPQDFWKLNLMSFLAVTLAAFLYSFHIYRIRKHLFHFEKFASVQMFIISRLGASQN